A window of the Sphaerobacter thermophilus DSM 20745 genome harbors these coding sequences:
- a CDS encoding F0F1 ATP synthase subunit epsilon, translated as MAKLSVEVVTGERVVFQEDDVDMVVVPGADGTLGILPRHAPLISLLSFGEMRVIKGSQEQSLAIFGGFVEVAHNRVRVLADTAERAEEIDLARAEEARKRAEARLERSRADVDLIRAEAALRRSMIRLKVGRRSRGRQPVGPRQELGDS; from the coding sequence ATGGCCAAGCTGAGTGTGGAAGTCGTCACCGGGGAGCGCGTCGTCTTCCAGGAGGACGACGTGGACATGGTGGTGGTCCCCGGCGCCGACGGTACGCTCGGCATCCTGCCGCGGCACGCCCCGCTGATCTCACTCCTGTCGTTTGGTGAGATGCGCGTCATCAAAGGCAGCCAGGAGCAGTCGCTGGCGATCTTTGGTGGTTTCGTCGAGGTCGCGCACAACCGGGTCCGGGTTCTGGCCGACACAGCGGAGCGGGCTGAGGAGATCGATCTCGCGCGGGCTGAGGAGGCGCGGAAGCGAGCCGAGGCACGACTCGAGCGAAGTCGAGCCGACGTCGACCTGATCCGCGCCGAGGCGGCGCTGCGCCGCTCGATGATCCGCCTGAAGGTCGGGCGCCGCAGCCGTGGCCGGCAGCCGGTCGGCCCGCGGCAAGAACTCGGCGATTCCTAG
- the murA gene encoding UDP-N-acetylglucosamine 1-carboxyvinyltransferase, whose amino-acid sequence MQVATEAKTIRVRGGTRLYGRVAIGGAKNAALPAMAAALLTDEECLLDNVPVLEDTLVMVELLRWLGADVEFDQENRRVRICAANINRFDAPPELVERMRASFLVSGPLLSRFGEASSSPPGGCRLGTRPVDVDLRGFRRMGAEVTHTDGGYVMRARRLYGAELYMDYPSHTGTENLLMAATLARGTTTIVNASSEPEISFLGSILRDMGARITGVGTPHIRVHGVDRLRGYRAAILPDRIEAGTFAIAAAITDGEVILDNVSEPDMLPLTYKLREAGAEVWWNQTSMLVRGRGELHSTEIQALPFPGFPTDLQAAFAVLMTQAKGQSRIFERVFNDRLRYAAELAKLGADITVIDKQQAIINGPTRLRGADVEALDIRSGACLVLAGLVAEGETRIGQIQHLRRGYEDIVEKFASLGAEISYL is encoded by the coding sequence ATGCAGGTGGCGACGGAGGCGAAGACGATCCGGGTACGAGGCGGCACGCGGCTGTATGGGCGCGTCGCGATCGGCGGGGCGAAGAATGCCGCCCTGCCGGCGATGGCGGCGGCTCTGCTGACGGACGAGGAGTGCCTGCTCGACAACGTCCCAGTGCTGGAAGACACGCTGGTGATGGTGGAACTCCTGCGCTGGCTCGGCGCCGATGTCGAGTTTGACCAGGAGAACCGCCGGGTCCGGATCTGCGCGGCGAACATCAACCGGTTCGACGCCCCGCCCGAACTGGTCGAGCGCATGCGTGCGTCGTTCCTCGTCTCTGGTCCGCTGCTGTCGCGCTTCGGCGAGGCATCATCGTCGCCGCCGGGCGGCTGCCGACTCGGCACCCGTCCGGTCGACGTGGATCTCCGCGGCTTCCGGCGCATGGGAGCGGAGGTGACGCATACCGACGGTGGGTACGTGATGCGGGCCCGCCGCCTCTACGGCGCCGAGCTGTACATGGACTATCCCAGCCACACCGGCACCGAGAACCTGCTGATGGCGGCCACTCTGGCACGCGGCACGACCACCATCGTCAACGCCTCCAGTGAGCCGGAGATCAGCTTCCTGGGCTCGATTCTGCGCGATATGGGTGCGCGTATCACCGGGGTCGGTACCCCGCACATCCGCGTGCACGGGGTGGACCGGCTGCGGGGATACCGGGCCGCGATCCTCCCGGACCGCATCGAGGCCGGGACATTCGCCATCGCCGCCGCGATCACCGACGGCGAGGTCATCCTCGATAACGTGTCCGAGCCGGACATGCTCCCGCTCACCTACAAGCTCCGGGAAGCCGGGGCGGAGGTATGGTGGAACCAGACGTCGATGCTCGTCCGCGGGCGCGGGGAACTGCACAGCACCGAGATCCAGGCGCTCCCATTCCCCGGGTTCCCGACGGACCTGCAGGCGGCGTTCGCGGTGCTCATGACCCAGGCCAAGGGACAGAGCCGCATCTTCGAGCGGGTCTTCAACGACCGGCTGCGCTATGCCGCGGAGCTGGCCAAGCTCGGTGCCGACATCACGGTGATCGACAAGCAGCAGGCGATCATCAACGGGCCAACCCGGCTCCGGGGTGCCGACGTGGAAGCGCTCGACATCCGGAGCGGCGCCTGCCTGGTGCTGGCGGGGCTGGTGGCCGAGGGCGAGACCCGGATCGGGCAGATCCAGCACCTGCGCCGCGGCTACGAGGACATCGTCGAGAAGTTCGCCTCCCTGGGAGCGGAGATTTCCTATCTCTAG
- the atpH gene encoding ATP synthase F1 subunit delta, protein MPVPGAAKRYAQAAFEIARERGELDQWEQDLRQLAGVLANPSVSDFFESPAVPETAKRQAIEAILPDESQQLVRNLTLLLLERGRLPQLPQVAEVFQQLVMEERGIAVAEVTTAVPLDEDEQAQVRERVAALIGKQVEMRPRVDPDIIGGIVVRVEDNLIDGSVRTQLHQLRQRMVS, encoded by the coding sequence ATGCCAGTGCCCGGCGCGGCCAAGCGGTACGCACAAGCGGCGTTTGAGATTGCTCGGGAGCGCGGCGAGCTCGACCAGTGGGAGCAGGATCTGCGTCAACTGGCGGGCGTCCTGGCGAACCCGAGCGTGTCGGATTTCTTCGAGAGCCCGGCAGTGCCCGAGACGGCCAAGCGGCAGGCGATCGAGGCGATCCTGCCGGATGAGTCGCAGCAGCTCGTGCGTAATCTGACCTTGCTGCTCCTGGAGCGCGGGCGGCTGCCACAGCTCCCGCAGGTGGCCGAGGTCTTCCAGCAGCTCGTCATGGAGGAGCGCGGCATTGCCGTTGCCGAGGTGACGACCGCGGTCCCGCTCGATGAGGACGAGCAGGCGCAGGTGCGCGAGCGCGTGGCGGCCTTGATCGGCAAACAGGTCGAGATGCGGCCGCGGGTCGATCCCGACATCATCGGCGGTATCGTCGTGCGGGTGGAGGACAACCTGATCGACGGCAGCGTGCGGACGCAACTCCACCAGCTTCGACAGCGGATGGTGAGCTAG
- a CDS encoding F0F1 ATP synthase subunit gamma, whose protein sequence is MPTPREIRRRIRSVRNTAQITRAMEMVAASKMRRAQQHVLATRPYAERIRAMIGDLAAMGDAEEQARYPLLAKRPIQRSQIILITSDRGLAGAFNTNVIRRAIQFMTDERPESLENIDVVTIGRKGRDFLTRYGRPLVASFTDVGDYPTLESIRPVVRIATDDFVAGKVDAVYVVYTRFINTLRQVPEVLQVLPIEAPPGTDEVTDYIFEPSPEAVLEALLPRFVEVQIYQALLESIASEQSARMVAMRNATDNARELVSELTLTYNKARQAQITREVTEIAAGAAALG, encoded by the coding sequence GTGCCCACACCGCGAGAGATCCGGCGCCGCATCCGCAGCGTGCGTAACACGGCGCAGATCACCCGCGCGATGGAGATGGTCGCCGCATCGAAGATGCGGCGGGCGCAGCAGCACGTGCTGGCCACCCGGCCTTACGCCGAGCGCATCCGCGCCATGATCGGTGATCTGGCGGCAATGGGCGATGCGGAGGAGCAGGCGCGCTACCCGCTCCTTGCCAAGCGGCCGATTCAGCGCTCGCAGATCATCCTGATCACCTCCGACCGCGGGCTGGCCGGTGCGTTCAATACGAACGTCATTCGCCGCGCCATTCAGTTCATGACCGACGAGCGGCCGGAGTCGCTGGAAAACATCGACGTAGTGACCATCGGCCGGAAGGGGCGCGACTTCCTGACGCGGTACGGCCGGCCCCTGGTCGCGTCCTTCACCGATGTCGGCGACTACCCGACACTGGAATCGATCCGGCCCGTGGTGCGGATCGCGACCGACGACTTTGTCGCGGGCAAGGTCGATGCGGTGTACGTGGTGTACACGCGCTTCATCAACACGCTGCGCCAGGTGCCGGAAGTGCTGCAGGTATTGCCGATCGAGGCACCGCCCGGCACGGACGAGGTGACGGACTACATCTTCGAGCCCAGCCCGGAGGCCGTGCTGGAAGCGCTGCTGCCGCGCTTCGTCGAAGTGCAGATCTACCAGGCGCTGCTGGAGTCGATCGCGAGCGAGCAGAGTGCCCGCATGGTGGCCATGCGCAATGCGACCGACAACGCGCGCGAGTTGGTGTCGGAGTTGACGCTCACCTACAACAAGGCGCGCCAGGCCCAGATCACCCGCGAGGTGACGGAAATTGCGGCCGGCGCAGCGGCGTTGGGCTAG
- the atpA gene encoding F0F1 ATP synthase subunit alpha, translating into MVVRPTEISDILRQQIENYGSRMVVTNVGYVVEVGDGIATVHGLRDVMASELVEFSNGVMGMAFNLEEDSVGVIILGDYTDIEEGDEVKATGRIAQVPVGPALLGRVVNALGEPIDGKGPIQTDRFRPLERIAPGVVARQNVDTALQTGIKAIDSMIPIGRGQRELIIGDRQTGKTAVALDTIINQRDTGVVSIYVAIGQKQSQVAQIVATLEREGAMENTIVVVASAADPAPLQYLAPYAGCAMGEEVMESGGHALVVYDDLSKHAWAYRQVALLQRRPPGREAYPGDVFYLHSRLLERAARLRDDLGGGSLTALPIIETQGNDVSAYIPTNVISITDGQIYLEPDLFYAGVRPAINAGLSVSRVGGDAQIRAMRQVAGRLRLELAQYRSLAAFAQFGSDLDPATKRQIDRGQRLTEVLKQPQYQPMPVEEQVAIIWVATNGYLDEVPVERVRAFEEQYLDYMRTSKADLLQRIVTEKQLSDEMIEELRKSVEEFKRSMWAGAQAG; encoded by the coding sequence ATGGTCGTACGACCTACCGAGATCAGCGACATTCTGCGCCAACAGATCGAGAACTACGGCAGCCGCATGGTCGTCACCAATGTCGGCTATGTCGTCGAGGTCGGTGACGGTATCGCGACCGTGCATGGCTTGCGCGACGTCATGGCCAGCGAGTTGGTGGAGTTCTCCAACGGGGTGATGGGCATGGCCTTCAACCTCGAGGAGGACTCGGTCGGCGTCATCATCCTCGGTGATTACACCGACATCGAGGAGGGTGACGAGGTCAAGGCGACCGGCCGCATCGCGCAGGTTCCGGTCGGCCCGGCTCTCCTCGGCCGCGTGGTGAACGCCCTCGGCGAGCCGATCGACGGCAAGGGCCCGATCCAGACCGATCGCTTCCGGCCGCTGGAGCGGATCGCCCCCGGTGTGGTGGCCCGGCAGAACGTGGACACGGCGCTCCAGACCGGTATCAAGGCGATCGACAGCATGATTCCGATCGGCCGCGGCCAGCGGGAGCTGATCATCGGCGACCGCCAGACGGGCAAGACGGCCGTCGCCCTGGATACGATCATCAACCAGCGTGACACCGGCGTCGTCAGCATCTACGTGGCCATTGGCCAGAAGCAGTCGCAGGTGGCGCAGATCGTGGCGACCCTCGAGCGCGAGGGCGCGATGGAGAACACCATCGTGGTCGTCGCGTCGGCGGCCGACCCGGCGCCGCTGCAGTACCTGGCACCGTACGCCGGCTGCGCCATGGGCGAAGAAGTGATGGAGAGCGGCGGCCACGCGCTGGTCGTCTACGACGACCTCTCCAAGCACGCCTGGGCGTACCGCCAGGTCGCGCTGCTGCAGCGCCGTCCGCCGGGCCGTGAGGCGTACCCGGGCGACGTCTTCTACCTGCACTCGCGCCTGCTGGAGCGCGCCGCGCGGCTCCGCGATGATCTGGGGGGTGGGAGCCTGACCGCGCTGCCGATCATTGAGACGCAGGGGAACGACGTGTCGGCCTACATCCCGACGAACGTCATCTCCATTACCGACGGCCAGATCTACCTGGAGCCGGACCTGTTCTACGCGGGTGTCCGCCCGGCGATCAACGCGGGTCTGTCGGTGTCCCGGGTGGGTGGTGACGCTCAGATCCGGGCGATGCGCCAGGTTGCCGGCCGGCTGCGCCTGGAGCTGGCACAGTACCGCTCGCTGGCGGCGTTCGCCCAGTTTGGTTCCGACCTGGACCCTGCCACCAAGCGGCAGATCGACCGTGGCCAGCGGCTGACCGAGGTGCTCAAGCAGCCGCAGTACCAGCCGATGCCGGTTGAGGAGCAGGTGGCGATCATCTGGGTCGCGACGAACGGGTACCTCGACGAGGTGCCGGTGGAGCGGGTGCGTGCGTTCGAGGAGCAGTACCTCGACTACATGCGGACCAGCAAGGCGGACCTGCTGCAGCGCATCGTGACCGAGAAGCAGCTCTCCGATGAGATGATCGAGGAGCTGCGGAAGTCCGTTGAGGAGTTCAAGCGGTCGATGTGGGCTGGCGCCCAGGCAGGATAG
- a CDS encoding TlpA family protein disulfide reductase, with product MSQDSLRNRIIPTLVVLIVVALLGLFAYAMWFSGDSTSLASGGRINTVGRLIRFENRTAPSFSLQTLDGQQISLEHFRGKTVVLNFWGSWCPPCEDEAPVLRDFAATLDENTVIVGIDIWDQPEAAQAFLEKHDLTYPNAVDDNGRTTIDYGVSGVPETFFIGPDGALLGKYNGPVKSVEQLHGFIQELTGAG from the coding sequence GTGTCACAGGATTCGTTGCGCAACCGCATCATCCCGACGCTGGTCGTACTCATTGTCGTCGCGCTTCTCGGCCTCTTCGCTTACGCCATGTGGTTCTCCGGCGACTCCACCAGCCTGGCGAGCGGCGGCCGGATCAACACGGTCGGCAGGCTCATCCGGTTCGAGAACCGCACCGCACCATCCTTCTCGCTCCAGACGCTCGATGGCCAGCAGATCTCCTTGGAGCATTTCCGGGGTAAGACGGTGGTCCTCAACTTCTGGGGATCGTGGTGCCCGCCCTGCGAGGACGAGGCGCCGGTCCTGCGTGATTTTGCCGCCACCCTCGACGAGAACACGGTGATCGTCGGGATCGACATCTGGGACCAGCCGGAAGCGGCCCAAGCTTTCCTCGAGAAGCACGACCTGACCTATCCCAACGCCGTCGATGACAACGGACGGACCACGATCGACTACGGCGTCAGTGGTGTGCCTGAGACATTCTTCATTGGGCCCGACGGTGCCTTGCTGGGGAAGTACAACGGTCCGGTCAAGTCGGTGGAACAACTCCACGGGTTCATCCAGGAGTTGACCGGTGCCGGGTAG
- the atpD gene encoding F0F1 ATP synthase subunit beta has product MATTVATGRIVQITGAVVDVEFPPDQLPDIYNALEVEREGEEPLVLEVQQHLGNDWVRTVAMSSTDGLRRGMPVIDTGGPIKVPVGPATLGRIFNVVGRPVDDGPPPQADVYYPIHRPAPSFEEQSTDVEPFETGLKVIDLIAPFTKGGKTGVFGGAGVGKTVIIMELIRNIAAEHGGYSVFTGVGERTREGTQLWGEMRESGVADKTVLVFGQMNEPPGARLRVGLTGLTMAEYFRDEGRDVLLFIDNIFRFVQAGSEVSALLGRMPSAVGYQPTLATEMGQLQERITSTKRGSITSVQAVYVPADDYTDPAPATTFAHLDATISLERSIAEQGLFPAVDPLASTSRILDPNIVGQEHYEVAREVQRVLQRYRDLQDIIAILGIEELSEDDKLIVARARKIQRFLSQPMFVAEAFTGRPGRYVERSETVRGFKEILEGKHDSLPEQAFYMVGTIDEAVERAEQMAREQ; this is encoded by the coding sequence ATGGCAACCACGGTAGCGACAGGCCGGATCGTCCAGATTACCGGCGCGGTGGTGGACGTCGAGTTCCCGCCGGACCAACTGCCGGATATCTACAACGCCCTCGAAGTAGAGCGGGAGGGCGAGGAGCCGCTGGTGCTCGAGGTGCAGCAGCACCTGGGCAACGACTGGGTGCGGACCGTGGCGATGAGCAGCACTGACGGTCTGCGCCGCGGTATGCCGGTCATCGACACCGGCGGCCCGATCAAGGTGCCCGTCGGCCCGGCGACCCTCGGCCGCATCTTCAACGTCGTCGGCCGCCCCGTCGATGACGGACCGCCGCCGCAGGCGGACGTGTACTACCCGATCCACCGGCCGGCGCCGAGCTTCGAAGAGCAGTCCACGGACGTCGAGCCGTTCGAGACCGGGCTCAAGGTGATCGACCTGATCGCCCCCTTTACCAAGGGTGGTAAGACGGGCGTGTTCGGCGGCGCCGGCGTCGGCAAGACGGTTATCATCATGGAGCTGATCCGGAACATCGCGGCCGAGCACGGTGGCTACTCGGTCTTCACCGGTGTGGGCGAGCGGACCCGCGAGGGTACGCAGCTCTGGGGTGAGATGCGGGAGTCCGGCGTCGCTGACAAGACGGTGCTGGTCTTCGGGCAGATGAACGAGCCGCCCGGAGCGCGTCTGCGCGTCGGCCTGACCGGGCTGACCATGGCCGAGTACTTCCGGGACGAGGGGCGCGACGTCCTCCTCTTCATCGACAACATCTTCCGCTTCGTCCAGGCGGGTTCGGAGGTGTCGGCGCTGCTGGGCCGTATGCCGAGCGCGGTGGGTTACCAGCCGACGCTGGCGACCGAGATGGGCCAGCTGCAGGAGCGCATCACCTCCACCAAGCGCGGCTCGATCACCTCGGTGCAGGCGGTGTACGTCCCGGCTGACGACTACACCGACCCGGCGCCGGCCACGACCTTCGCCCACCTCGACGCGACGATCTCGCTGGAGCGCTCGATCGCGGAGCAGGGTCTCTTCCCGGCGGTGGACCCGCTGGCGTCGACCTCGCGCATCCTTGACCCCAACATCGTGGGTCAGGAGCACTACGAGGTCGCCCGCGAGGTCCAGCGAGTGCTGCAGCGCTACCGCGACCTGCAGGACATCATCGCCATCCTCGGTATCGAGGAATTGAGCGAGGATGACAAGCTGATCGTGGCGCGCGCGCGCAAGATTCAGCGGTTCCTGTCGCAGCCGATGTTCGTGGCCGAGGCCTTCACCGGCCGTCCGGGCCGCTACGTCGAGCGCTCGGAGACGGTGCGCGGCTTCAAGGAGATCCTCGAGGGCAAGCACGACTCGCTGCCTGAGCAGGCCTTCTACATGGTAGGCACCATCGACGAGGCGGTCGAGCGTGCCGAGCAGATGGCACGGGAGCAGTAG
- a CDS encoding heme lyase CcmF/NrfE family subunit, whose amino-acid sequence MAQLGSGALVVALALAVYGIVAGVLGARRRIPELVESSIRAVWGVTALILVAVVTLLTAFLTHDFRLEYVFGRSSRDMPIYYVAAAFYGGQEGSLLYWAMIAGVLSSLAVYLHRKRDRALIPYVAATVLSVQTFLLFMLTFIASPFTLLPMRPADGQGLNPLLRDPGMILHPPFLLGGYASFTVPFGFAMAAMITGRLGDDWIRAIRRWSLVAWGILGVGLLFGAWWAYHVLGWGGYWGWDPVENVALLPWLTATAFIHSVIVQERRGMLKVWNMALIVASFALSIFGTFTVRSGLISSVHSFAISPIGPWFLGYLAVVVLVSVGLLIYRLPGLQSDRAIESVVSRESGFLLNNLLFTAMAFATFWGTVFPLVTELIRETKLTVGPPFYRQVNGPLLFAMMLLMGVGPLLAWRRSNTGLLLRNLLWPGVAGIASGIVMAVVLGHILAAASVAVTVFAVGTIVLEYVRGARVRRRTTRESYPLAVAMLVRKNGRRYGGYIVHLAVAIMAIGIIGSTFFQVERQYTLQPGQSGTIGPYTLTYQRLDNRVNAQGQAVVAVVDIAKNGEPRGTVESKRFFYRNYEDQPTAQMGIKTIGIDDVYVVLDQWDENGTASLRFYINPMVSWIWVGGAVYVLGMVTVLWPAPQPARRPVTRPVREAALSEA is encoded by the coding sequence GTGGCGCAGCTTGGTTCCGGTGCACTCGTCGTCGCCCTGGCTCTTGCCGTGTACGGCATCGTGGCCGGGGTGCTTGGTGCCCGGCGGCGCATCCCCGAACTGGTTGAAAGTAGCATCCGCGCGGTCTGGGGCGTGACGGCCCTGATCCTGGTGGCCGTCGTCACGCTCCTGACCGCCTTCCTGACCCACGACTTCCGGCTGGAGTACGTCTTCGGGCGGTCCAGCCGCGACATGCCGATCTACTATGTGGCGGCGGCCTTCTACGGTGGCCAGGAGGGGAGCCTCCTCTACTGGGCCATGATCGCGGGAGTCCTGTCGTCGCTTGCGGTCTACCTCCACCGGAAGCGCGACCGCGCGCTCATCCCCTATGTGGCGGCTACCGTTCTCTCGGTCCAGACGTTTCTCCTCTTCATGCTGACGTTCATCGCCAGCCCGTTCACCCTGCTGCCGATGCGGCCGGCGGACGGCCAGGGGCTGAACCCGCTGCTGCGTGACCCGGGCATGATTCTCCATCCGCCTTTTCTGCTGGGCGGGTACGCCAGCTTCACGGTTCCGTTCGGCTTCGCCATGGCGGCCATGATCACCGGTCGGCTGGGGGATGACTGGATTCGCGCGATCCGTCGGTGGTCACTCGTGGCGTGGGGCATCCTGGGCGTCGGGCTGCTGTTCGGCGCCTGGTGGGCCTACCACGTCCTCGGCTGGGGTGGCTACTGGGGCTGGGATCCGGTTGAGAACGTTGCCTTGCTCCCGTGGCTGACGGCGACGGCGTTCATCCACTCCGTGATCGTGCAGGAGCGGCGCGGCATGCTCAAGGTCTGGAACATGGCCTTGATCGTCGCGTCGTTCGCGCTCTCCATCTTCGGTACGTTCACCGTCCGGAGCGGGCTGATCTCGTCGGTCCATTCCTTTGCTATTTCGCCGATCGGGCCGTGGTTCCTTGGTTATCTGGCGGTCGTCGTGCTGGTCTCGGTCGGTCTGCTCATTTACCGGCTGCCGGGCCTGCAGAGCGACCGCGCCATCGAGTCCGTGGTGTCGCGGGAGTCCGGCTTCCTGCTGAACAATCTCTTGTTCACGGCGATGGCCTTCGCCACCTTCTGGGGCACGGTCTTCCCGCTGGTGACCGAATTGATCCGGGAGACGAAGCTGACGGTTGGGCCGCCGTTCTACCGACAGGTCAACGGGCCGTTGCTCTTCGCGATGATGCTGCTGATGGGGGTCGGCCCGTTGCTGGCCTGGCGGCGCTCAAACACAGGGCTGTTGCTGCGCAACCTGCTCTGGCCGGGCGTGGCCGGCATCGCGTCGGGGATCGTGATGGCGGTGGTGCTGGGCCACATCCTGGCTGCAGCTTCGGTTGCCGTGACCGTCTTCGCCGTGGGCACGATCGTGCTGGAGTATGTCCGCGGGGCGCGCGTGCGCCGCCGGACCACTCGGGAGTCGTACCCGCTCGCGGTCGCGATGCTGGTGCGCAAGAACGGCCGGCGCTACGGTGGTTATATCGTGCACCTCGCGGTGGCGATCATGGCCATCGGGATCATCGGCTCGACCTTTTTCCAGGTGGAGCGGCAGTACACCCTTCAGCCGGGCCAGTCGGGCACGATCGGTCCCTACACGCTGACCTACCAGCGGCTTGACAACCGGGTGAACGCCCAGGGTCAGGCGGTGGTGGCCGTGGTGGACATCGCCAAGAACGGCGAGCCGCGCGGTACGGTTGAGAGCAAGCGCTTCTTCTACCGCAACTACGAGGACCAGCCCACGGCCCAGATGGGGATTAAGACCATCGGGATCGACGACGTCTACGTCGTGCTCGACCAATGGGACGAGAACGGGACCGCGTCGCTGCGCTTCTACATCAACCCGATGGTGAGCTGGATCTGGGTCGGTGGTGCGGTCTACGTGCTGGGTATGGTGACGGTGCTGTGGCCGGCACCGCAGCCGGCGCGGCGGCCGGTCACGCGACCGGTTCGGGAGGCTGCCCTCAGTGAAGCGTAG
- the ccmA gene encoding heme ABC exporter ATP-binding protein CcmA has translation MSDTRLRGAPPDIASGSAPPSVRVVGVTKRFGRRGVLRGITLTVQPGERVALLGPNGAGKTTLLRILATLSRPTTGTVEIAGMRPDRDAQAVRSRLGVVAHQSYLYDDLTAEENLRFYARMYAVENAAARIDEVLDRVGLTGWRNERVRTFSRGMQQRLALARATLHRPSVLLLDEPDSALDRAGVRILARLVEEHAAAGGTVVMTTHDLGLGLEVADRVVLLQHGQVVLDAPAADLGVAEIERRLGYR, from the coding sequence GTGAGCGACACCCGCCTGCGCGGCGCGCCACCGGATATTGCGTCTGGCTCGGCACCGCCGAGCGTGCGGGTGGTGGGCGTCACCAAGCGCTTCGGACGACGCGGGGTGCTGCGCGGCATCACGCTCACGGTCCAGCCGGGTGAGCGGGTGGCGCTGCTGGGGCCGAACGGCGCGGGGAAGACGACGCTGCTGCGCATCCTGGCGACGCTGAGCCGCCCAACGACCGGCACGGTCGAGATCGCGGGGATGCGGCCGGACCGGGACGCGCAGGCCGTACGTAGCCGGCTCGGCGTGGTGGCGCATCAGTCGTACCTGTACGACGATCTGACGGCCGAGGAGAACCTGCGCTTCTATGCGCGCATGTATGCGGTGGAGAATGCCGCGGCGCGCATCGACGAGGTTCTCGACCGGGTCGGATTGACCGGGTGGCGGAATGAGCGCGTGCGCACGTTCTCGCGCGGGATGCAGCAACGGCTGGCTCTCGCGCGGGCGACGCTGCACCGTCCGTCCGTCCTGCTGCTCGATGAGCCGGACTCGGCGCTCGACCGGGCCGGGGTTCGCATCCTGGCGCGGCTGGTCGAGGAGCACGCGGCCGCGGGGGGCACCGTGGTGATGACCACCCACGATCTGGGCCTGGGGTTGGAAGTGGCCGATCGGGTCGTGTTGTTGCAGCACGGTCAGGTGGTGCTGGACGCGCCCGCGGCGGACCTCGGCGTGGCCGAGATCGAGCGGAGGCTAGGCTACCGGTGA
- a CDS encoding cytochrome c maturation protein CcmE produces MTGGVAAEPAAVGRRAPWLNTKILVAGVVLALAVGFLIYNSMQGTAAAYFVTVGELQAQADKVDGTRVRVGGDVVPGSIQMGGPGEPIRFQVTDGTHTMDVVYREVVPDIFSDHVQVIVEGTFHKGQEFQADTLLTKCPSRFEAAQPTDS; encoded by the coding sequence ATGACTGGCGGAGTGGCCGCCGAGCCGGCTGCGGTGGGCCGTCGCGCCCCGTGGCTCAACACGAAGATCCTCGTCGCCGGTGTCGTCCTGGCCCTTGCCGTCGGGTTCCTGATTTACAACAGCATGCAGGGAACCGCGGCTGCCTATTTCGTGACGGTGGGCGAGCTGCAGGCCCAGGCGGACAAGGTCGACGGGACCCGCGTGCGGGTCGGGGGCGACGTGGTTCCCGGCTCGATTCAGATGGGCGGGCCCGGGGAGCCGATCCGCTTCCAGGTGACGGATGGCACGCACACGATGGACGTGGTCTACAGGGAGGTCGTGCCTGACATCTTCTCCGACCACGTCCAGGTGATCGTGGAAGGTACATTCCACAAGGGCCAAGAGTTCCAGGCCGACACGCTGTTGACCAAGTGCCCCTCGCGCTTCGAGGCAGCGCAGCCGACCGACTCGTAG
- a CDS encoding cytochrome c-type biogenesis protein, with the protein MKRSILVSILIVLGLLLMPTLAAAEETLSPEALEIAGSLNCPVCEGLSVRDSNSQLSQDMRAQIQRMLDEGKTRQEVLDYFVERYGIGILREPPKEGFVLTLWWGPVIGLAVGVLVLATFMVQRRARRERPDRESSASDDADDLRAYEERLRRELDRMDAPAP; encoded by the coding sequence GTGAAGCGTAGCATCCTCGTTTCCATCCTGATTGTTCTGGGGCTTCTGCTGATGCCGACGCTCGCGGCGGCTGAGGAAACCTTGTCTCCGGAGGCGCTGGAGATCGCGGGTTCGCTCAACTGTCCCGTCTGCGAGGGCCTGAGCGTGCGCGACTCGAACTCCCAGCTCTCGCAGGACATGCGCGCGCAGATCCAGCGTATGCTGGACGAGGGAAAGACGCGACAGGAGGTCCTCGACTACTTCGTGGAGCGCTACGGCATCGGGATCCTGCGTGAGCCCCCGAAGGAAGGGTTTGTCCTTACGCTGTGGTGGGGGCCCGTCATCGGCCTTGCCGTCGGTGTCCTCGTGCTCGCGACCTTCATGGTGCAGCGTCGTGCGCGCCGAGAGCGTCCGGATCGTGAGAGCAGCGCATCGGACGACGCAGACGATCTCCGGGCCTACGAGGAGCGACTTCGCCGCGAACTTGACAGAATGGACGCGCCAGCCCCATGA